The following are encoded in a window of Deinococcus aerophilus genomic DNA:
- a CDS encoding DMT family transporter, translating to MSGVGLGLLAALAWGFADYLAQPASRRMGAMRAAFVAQGFGVAALLAYLLLTGQSVIPTDAVAWAWALGASTLMTVGGLAFYQSLGLGQLAVVAPVMGSYGAVTTALAWLSGERLTLLTGVGLLGVLAAVVLVSLPQRPQGVRSTPAQLQGAWWAILAALTLGAGFFVMGHGLTPRVGGVQGTWTLRLCTLVLTFLTLSVWRQRRAGLPALAGPGALKYAGVSGLLSTAAVLFTALGLGRGEDSVVTVLGSMSIVLTTVLALVFNRERLGGVQWAGVALACLSTALVGLR from the coding sequence GTGAGCGGCGTGGGCCTGGGTCTGCTGGCGGCGCTGGCGTGGGGGTTTGCGGACTATCTGGCGCAGCCGGCCTCGCGGCGGATGGGAGCCATGCGCGCCGCCTTCGTGGCGCAGGGCTTTGGCGTGGCGGCGCTGCTGGCATACCTGCTGCTGACCGGACAGAGCGTCATTCCCACCGACGCCGTGGCGTGGGCCTGGGCGCTGGGGGCCTCCACCCTGATGACGGTGGGCGGACTGGCCTTTTACCAGTCGCTGGGGCTGGGGCAACTCGCGGTGGTGGCTCCGGTCATGGGCAGCTACGGAGCCGTGACCACCGCGCTGGCGTGGCTCAGCGGCGAGCGGCTGACGCTGCTGACCGGCGTGGGGCTGCTGGGCGTGCTGGCAGCGGTGGTGCTGGTATCGCTGCCGCAGCGCCCACAGGGAGTCCGGTCCACCCCCGCGCAGCTTCAGGGAGCGTGGTGGGCCATCCTCGCCGCGCTGACCCTGGGAGCGGGCTTCTTCGTGATGGGCCACGGCCTGACGCCCCGTGTGGGCGGCGTACAGGGCACGTGGACCCTGCGGCTGTGTACCCTGGTCCTGACCTTCCTGACCCTGAGCGTGTGGCGACAGCGCCGCGCCGGACTGCCTGCCCTGGCCGGTCCCGGGGCGCTGAAATACGCCGGCGTGTCCGGCCTGCTCTCCACGGCGGCGGTCCTGTTCACGGCGCTGGGCCTGGGACGCGGCGAGGACAGCGTCGTGACGGTCCTGGGCAGCATGTCCATCGTGCTGACGACGGTGCTGGCCCTGGTCTTCAACCGCGAGCGCCTAGGCGGCGTGCAGTGGGCCGGGGTGGCCCTGGCGTGTCTCAGCACGGCCCTGGTGGGTCTGAGGTAG
- a CDS encoding nucleoside triphosphate pyrophosphohydrolase, with protein sequence MDKLVRDRIPELFGGSARALDPEEFRAALGAKLQEEVAEYLHSGEELELADVLEVVYALARLNGLTPSELEDLRAQKAGERGGFEARLWWTAPTSDPPGPC encoded by the coding sequence ATGGACAAACTGGTCCGCGACCGCATTCCTGAATTGTTTGGCGGCAGTGCCCGCGCCCTGGACCCGGAGGAGTTCCGCGCCGCCCTGGGGGCCAAGTTGCAAGAGGAGGTAGCGGAATACCTGCACTCGGGAGAGGAACTGGAACTTGCAGACGTGCTGGAGGTCGTGTATGCCCTGGCCCGCCTGAACGGACTGACCCCCAGCGAACTGGAGGACCTGCGGGCCCAGAAGGCCGGGGAGCGCGGCGGCTTTGAGGCGCGGCTGTGGTGGACCGCACCTACCTCAGACCCACCAGGGCCGTGCTGA
- a CDS encoding alkene reductase, producing MKLFEPFELGALQLPNRVVMAPMTRSRAVGTVPTALMAEYYAQRASAGLIITEATQVSAGAQGYPDTPGLHTAEQVAAWRPVTEAVHAAGGRIFAQLWHVGRISHSSYHGGKLPVAPSAIRPAGQLFTQAGMVEFETPRALETDEIPGIVADFRQAAIHALEAGFDGVEIHGANGYLLDQFLQSGTNHRTDRYGGSIENRARLLLEVVQAVTEAIGHERVGVRLSPGGVFGDMSDADPVATTEYVGRALDALAPVYVHVVDASQDAPPQGMEGHNPTALLRSTFRGVIITAGGYDREAAEQTLEDGRADLIGFARAYIANPDLVERLRQNAPIAEPDRATMYGGGAQGYTSYPTLAEDLVQS from the coding sequence ATGAAACTGTTTGAACCTTTTGAACTCGGCGCACTGCAACTTCCCAACCGTGTGGTGATGGCCCCGATGACCCGCAGCCGCGCGGTGGGTACCGTTCCCACCGCCCTGATGGCGGAGTACTACGCCCAGCGTGCCTCGGCAGGCCTGATCATCACGGAGGCGACCCAGGTGTCGGCGGGGGCCCAGGGCTACCCGGACACCCCCGGCCTGCACACGGCAGAGCAGGTGGCCGCGTGGCGGCCAGTGACCGAGGCCGTTCATGCGGCCGGGGGCCGAATCTTCGCCCAGCTGTGGCATGTCGGGCGCATCTCGCACTCGTCCTACCACGGTGGCAAACTGCCGGTCGCTCCCTCGGCCATCCGGCCGGCCGGCCAGCTGTTCACGCAGGCGGGCATGGTGGAGTTTGAGACGCCCCGGGCCCTGGAAACCGACGAAATCCCTGGCATCGTGGCCGATTTCCGTCAGGCGGCCATCCACGCCCTGGAGGCGGGCTTCGACGGCGTGGAGATTCATGGCGCCAACGGTTATCTGCTCGACCAGTTCCTGCAGAGCGGGACCAACCACCGGACAGATAGGTATGGCGGCAGCATCGAGAACCGGGCCCGCCTGCTGCTGGAGGTTGTGCAGGCGGTAACGGAAGCGATCGGCCACGAGCGGGTGGGCGTGCGGCTGTCGCCCGGGGGCGTCTTTGGCGATATGAGCGACGCCGATCCAGTGGCCACCACCGAATACGTGGGACGCGCGCTGGACGCGCTGGCCCCGGTATATGTTCATGTGGTGGACGCCTCGCAGGACGCGCCTCCCCAGGGCATGGAGGGACACAATCCCACGGCGCTGCTGCGCTCCACCTTCCGGGGCGTCATCATCACGGCCGGGGGCTATGACCGTGAGGCAGCCGAACAGACCCTCGAAGACGGCCGGGCCGACCTGATCGGTTTTGCCCGCGCGTATATCGCCAATCCCGATCTGGTGGAGCGGCTGAGGCAGAATGCCCCCATCGCCGAGCCCGACCGGGCCACCATGTATGGCGGCGGCGCGCAGGGGTACACCTCGTATCCCACCCTGGCGGAGGACCTCGTTCAGAGCTGA
- a CDS encoding thiolase family protein yields the protein MSKAVIVAASRTPTGKFLGALESVGAVELGSITLAETLRRSGLPADVIEEVIMGQVVQAGCGQNPARHAALKAGLSHEVGALTINKVCGSGLKAVILAAQSIRAGDQSAVLAGGMESMSNAPHLLPGARKGYRLGHAQVLDANTHDGLWCSINDEGMGLTGERVADKYGISREEQDAFATRSHQRAIAAQEAGRFADEIVPVTVRGRKGDTVVDADEGPRADTSPETLAHLKPAFKKDGSVTAGNAPGLNDAAASLLIMSEEAAAAHGLTPLAEIVEYATGGLAPEWVMMTPVPATNRLLQKLGWTAADVDLWELNEAFSAQSLAVMNELGLNPDRVNVNGGAVALGHPIGASGARILVTLLHALKQQDKETGVATLCMGGGNGLALAVKRVG from the coding sequence ATGAGCAAAGCTGTAATCGTGGCGGCGTCGCGCACGCCGACGGGCAAGTTTCTGGGGGCGCTGGAAAGTGTGGGCGCCGTGGAGCTGGGCAGCATCACCCTGGCCGAGACGCTGCGGCGCTCGGGGCTGCCGGCCGACGTGATCGAGGAAGTCATCATGGGACAGGTCGTGCAGGCGGGCTGCGGGCAGAACCCGGCGCGGCACGCGGCCCTGAAGGCGGGCCTGAGTCATGAGGTCGGCGCCCTGACCATCAACAAGGTCTGCGGCAGCGGCCTCAAGGCGGTCATCCTGGCCGCGCAGAGCATTCGTGCGGGCGACCAGAGCGCGGTGCTCGCGGGCGGCATGGAAAGCATGAGCAACGCCCCGCACCTGCTGCCCGGCGCCCGCAAGGGCTACCGCCTGGGCCACGCACAGGTGCTGGACGCCAACACCCACGACGGGCTGTGGTGTTCCATCAACGACGAGGGCATGGGCCTGACCGGCGAGCGCGTGGCCGACAAGTACGGCATCAGCCGCGAGGAACAGGACGCCTTCGCCACCCGCAGCCACCAGCGGGCCATCGCGGCGCAGGAAGCCGGGCGCTTTGCAGACGAGATCGTGCCCGTGACCGTCAGGGGGCGCAAGGGCGACACCGTGGTGGACGCCGACGAGGGACCGCGCGCCGACACCAGCCCGGAGACGCTGGCCCACCTGAAACCCGCCTTCAAGAAGGACGGCTCGGTCACGGCGGGCAACGCACCCGGCCTGAACGACGCGGCGGCCAGCCTGCTGATCATGTCCGAGGAAGCCGCGGCGGCACACGGCCTGACCCCGCTCGCCGAGATCGTGGAGTACGCCACCGGAGGCCTGGCCCCCGAGTGGGTCATGATGACGCCCGTGCCTGCCACGAACAGGCTGCTGCAGAAGCTGGGCTGGACGGCGGCCGACGTGGACCTGTGGGAACTCAACGAGGCCTTCAGTGCCCAGAGCTTGGCCGTGATGAACGAACTGGGCCTGAACCCCGACCGGGTGAACGTCAACGGCGGCGCAGTGGCGCTGGGCCATCCGATCGGCGCTTCGGGAGCGCGCATCCTCGTGACCCTGCTGCACGCGCTGAAGCAGCAGGACAAGGAAACCGGCGTCGCCACCCTGTGCATGGGCGGCGGCAACGGCCTCGCCCTGGCCGTCAAGCGGGTAGGCTGA
- the ffh gene encoding signal recognition particle protein has protein sequence MFESLGNKLQDILDRMGKERQLTEAQVKASMREIRMALLEADVNFGVAKEFVARVSEKAVGQEVAGSLNSGQTVVKLVHDELIETLGGKTVQPELKTEGNVWFMVGLQGAGKTTSTGKLAAYYKSKGRRVLLVAADTQRPAARDQLEVLARQVGVPVLKVADGEVPAETRRRVDEHLKTDFRDLVIVDTAGRLQIDEALMDQLADLQAAMQPTETLLVVDAMTGQEALNVAQTFDTRVQVSGLIITKMDGDARGGAALSARSVTGKPIYFAGTSEKIAGLDAFHPDRVAGRILGMGDVLGLIERAQQADLKAMEVKKPGDFDLEDLLTQLRQIRKMGPLGELMKLIPGMSRALPEGFNVDEKQIQRIDAMISSMTLKERRNPKIIDGRRRKRIASGSGHSVQDINKLLKMHEQMKDMMKMLGRMSGKGPGGKPPRMPNLPPNVRR, from the coding sequence ATGTTTGAGTCCCTGGGCAACAAGTTGCAGGACATCCTGGACCGGATGGGCAAGGAGCGCCAGCTGACCGAGGCGCAGGTCAAGGCGTCCATGCGAGAGATCCGTATGGCGCTGCTGGAAGCGGACGTGAACTTCGGCGTCGCGAAGGAATTTGTGGCCCGCGTCTCCGAGAAGGCGGTGGGTCAGGAGGTGGCGGGCAGCCTGAACTCCGGGCAGACGGTCGTGAAGCTAGTCCATGACGAGCTGATCGAGACCCTGGGCGGCAAGACGGTGCAGCCCGAGCTGAAGACCGAGGGCAACGTGTGGTTTATGGTCGGCCTTCAGGGTGCGGGCAAAACGACCAGCACCGGCAAGCTGGCTGCGTACTACAAGAGCAAGGGCCGCCGCGTGCTGCTGGTCGCCGCCGACACCCAGCGCCCGGCCGCGCGCGACCAGCTGGAAGTGCTGGCCCGGCAGGTGGGTGTGCCGGTGCTGAAGGTCGCCGACGGCGAGGTTCCGGCCGAGACCCGCCGCCGCGTGGACGAACACCTGAAAACCGATTTCCGTGATCTGGTGATCGTGGATACCGCAGGCCGCCTGCAGATTGACGAGGCGCTGATGGACCAGCTCGCCGACCTTCAGGCCGCCATGCAGCCCACCGAAACGCTGCTGGTGGTGGACGCCATGACTGGGCAGGAGGCGCTGAACGTGGCGCAGACCTTCGACACGCGCGTGCAGGTGTCGGGGTTGATCATCACCAAGATGGACGGTGACGCCCGCGGCGGAGCGGCGCTCTCGGCGCGCAGCGTGACCGGCAAGCCGATCTACTTTGCCGGGACCAGCGAGAAGATCGCGGGCCTGGACGCCTTCCACCCGGACCGCGTGGCCGGGCGCATCCTGGGCATGGGCGACGTGCTGGGACTGATCGAGCGGGCGCAGCAGGCAGACCTCAAGGCGATGGAGGTCAAGAAGCCCGGCGACTTCGACCTTGAGGACCTGCTGACCCAGCTGCGCCAGATTCGCAAGATGGGCCCGCTGGGCGAGCTGATGAAGCTGATTCCCGGCATGAGCCGTGCGCTGCCCGAGGGCTTCAACGTCGACGAGAAGCAGATCCAGCGCATCGACGCCATGATCAGCTCGATGACCCTGAAAGAGCGGCGCAATCCCAAGATTATTGACGGGCGGCGGCGCAAGCGCATCGCGTCGGGCAGCGGCCACAGCGTGCAGGACATCAACAAGCTGCTCAAGATGCACGAGCAGATGAAGGACATGATGAAAATGCTGGGGCGCATGAGCGGCAAGGGCCCCGGGGGCAAGCCGCCCCGCATGCCCAACCTGCCGCCCAACGTCCGGCGCTGA
- a CDS encoding O-acetylhomoserine aminocarboxypropyltransferase/cysteine synthase family protein — protein MSHKFETLQVHAGQKPDPTTGAQSVPIYPTNSYVFESPQHAADLFGLRAFGNIYSRIMNPTNAVFEERVAALEGGVAALSVSSGHAAQLVAILNVAQAGDNIVSTPNLYGGTVNQFRVTLRRLGIEVRFTSKDERPEEFTALIDGNTRAVYLETIGNPALNIPDFEAIAAAAHAQGVAVIVDNTFGAGGYYCQPLKHGANVIVESASKWIGGHGNGIGGVIVDGGNFDWGNGRYPLMTEGSPSYHGLNFWETFGEGNPLGLPNVAFITRARTEGLRDLGTTLAPQQAWQFIQGLETLSLRAERHAQNALALAQWLSAHPDVRRVTYPGLSNHKHYDRAQHYLPRGAGAVLTFELAGGREAGEAFIRSVQLAQHVANVGDTRTLVIHPASTTHSQLDEAAQTAAGVTPGLVRVSVGIEHIDDIREDFAQALAAALVEAAEPEGI, from the coding sequence ATGTCGCACAAATTTGAAACGCTGCAGGTTCACGCCGGCCAGAAACCCGATCCCACCACGGGCGCACAGAGCGTGCCGATCTACCCGACCAACAGCTACGTCTTCGAGTCGCCGCAGCACGCCGCCGACCTGTTCGGGCTGCGCGCCTTTGGCAACATCTACAGCCGCATCATGAACCCGACCAATGCGGTGTTCGAGGAACGGGTCGCGGCGCTGGAGGGCGGCGTGGCGGCGTTGTCGGTGTCCAGCGGACACGCCGCCCAGCTGGTGGCAATCCTGAATGTGGCGCAGGCCGGCGACAACATCGTGTCCACGCCCAACTTGTACGGCGGCACCGTCAACCAGTTCCGCGTGACCCTGCGCCGGCTGGGCATCGAGGTGCGGTTTACCAGCAAGGACGAGCGCCCCGAGGAATTCACTGCCCTGATCGACGGCAACACCCGCGCCGTCTACCTGGAGACCATCGGCAATCCGGCCCTGAACATTCCCGATTTCGAGGCGATTGCCGCCGCCGCCCACGCCCAGGGCGTTGCGGTGATTGTGGACAACACCTTCGGGGCGGGTGGGTATTACTGCCAGCCCCTCAAGCACGGCGCCAATGTGATCGTGGAATCGGCGAGCAAGTGGATCGGCGGCCACGGCAACGGCATCGGCGGAGTCATCGTGGATGGCGGCAATTTCGACTGGGGCAACGGGCGCTACCCGCTGATGACCGAAGGCTCGCCCAGCTACCACGGCCTGAACTTCTGGGAAACCTTCGGGGAGGGCAACCCCCTGGGCCTGCCCAACGTCGCCTTCATCACCCGCGCCCGCACCGAGGGGCTGCGCGATCTGGGCACCACCCTGGCCCCGCAGCAGGCGTGGCAGTTTATCCAGGGCCTGGAAACGCTGTCGCTGCGGGCTGAGCGCCACGCCCAGAACGCGCTGGCGCTGGCGCAGTGGCTCTCGGCACATCCCGACGTGCGCCGCGTGACCTATCCGGGCCTGAGCAACCACAAGCACTACGACCGGGCCCAGCACTACCTGCCGCGCGGTGCGGGGGCGGTGCTGACCTTCGAGCTCGCGGGCGGGCGTGAGGCGGGCGAGGCGTTCATCCGCAGCGTGCAGCTGGCCCAGCACGTGGCGAATGTGGGCGACACCCGCACGCTGGTGATTCACCCGGCGAGCACCACCCACAGCCAGCTGGACGAGGCCGCGCAGACGGCGGCGGGCGTCACGCCCGGGCTGGTGCGCGTGTCGGTGGGCATCGAGCACATAGACGACATCCGGGAGGATTTTGCCCAGGCGCTGGCCGCCGCGCTGGTCGAGGCCGCGGAGCCGGAGGGGATATGA
- a CDS encoding 3-hydroxyacyl-CoA dehydrogenase family protein, with protein MKFGVIGAGQMGGGIAQVAAQSGFDVIVQDVQQEYLDRGRGVIEKSLAKLHEKGRLSELPDEVLGRIRFTMDLQDFADCDLVVEAIVENQAVKNALFEQLGGIVKPEGILASNTSSIPITALASASGRPERFIGMHFMNPVPLMALVEVIRGYATSDETARIVTATAQKMGKTPLTCNDFPGFVSNRILMPMLNEAVQCVMEGVAEPEAIDGIMKLGMNHPMGPLTLADFIGLDTCLSIMEVLHAGLGDDKYRPSPLLRKMVQAGLLGRKSGQGFYKY; from the coding sequence ATGAAATTCGGAGTCATCGGCGCAGGACAGATGGGCGGCGGCATCGCGCAGGTCGCCGCGCAAAGTGGATTTGACGTGATCGTGCAAGACGTGCAGCAGGAGTATCTGGACCGGGGCCGGGGCGTCATCGAGAAGAGCCTCGCCAAATTGCACGAGAAGGGGCGGCTGAGTGAGTTGCCCGACGAGGTTCTGGGACGCATCCGCTTCACCATGGATCTGCAGGACTTCGCCGACTGCGATCTGGTCGTCGAGGCCATCGTGGAGAATCAGGCGGTCAAGAACGCCCTGTTCGAGCAACTGGGGGGAATCGTCAAGCCGGAGGGCATCCTGGCGAGCAACACCTCCTCCATTCCGATCACGGCGCTCGCCTCGGCCTCGGGCCGCCCGGAGCGGTTCATCGGGATGCACTTCATGAACCCGGTGCCGCTGATGGCCCTGGTGGAGGTCATTCGCGGGTACGCCACCAGCGACGAGACGGCGCGCATTGTCACCGCAACGGCCCAGAAGATGGGCAAGACGCCGCTCACCTGCAATGACTTTCCCGGTTTCGTGTCCAACCGCATCCTGATGCCCATGCTCAACGAGGCCGTCCAGTGCGTCATGGAGGGCGTGGCCGAGCCCGAGGCCATCGACGGCATCATGAAGCTGGGCATGAACCACCCGATGGGGCCGCTGACCCTGGCGGATTTCATCGGCCTGGACACCTGCCTGAGCATCATGGAAGTGCTGCACGCAGGGCTGGGCGACGACAAGTACCGCCCCTCACCGCTGCTGAGAAAGATGGTGCAGGCCGGCCTGCTGGGCCGCAAGAGCGGGCAGGGCTTTTACAAGTATTGA
- a CDS encoding alpha/beta fold hydrolase, with product MTAVSRPAALTLPLQDSERCFSGNPADLKPKTAVLFRTAPLLLDCGRALSDVRVAYHTYGERQKEATLVLHALTGNSAVHEWWPEFLGEGRPLDPSRDFVVCANVLGGCAGTDGPAELGDLALSLRDMARVGRALLDHLGVQRVRVIGASMGGLLAYAWLLECPDLVERAVVIGAPVRHSPWAVGLNSAARAAIRAAPGGAGLKVARQIAMLSYRSPQSLAATQSGQRTPGVHAVTSYLEYQGEKLLARFNEGSYLALTGAMDHFQPEDAELACVRVPVLVVGISSDLLYPAAEVRAGAALLPNAAYWELDSIHGHDAFLMDAGGLPERVEAFLKGP from the coding sequence ATGACCGCCGTGTCCCGCCCCGCTGCCCTGACGCTGCCGCTGCAGGACTCCGAACGATGTTTTTCCGGTAATCCGGCGGATCTGAAGCCCAAGACGGCCGTGCTGTTCCGCACCGCACCGCTGCTGCTGGACTGCGGACGGGCGCTGAGTGACGTGCGCGTGGCCTACCACACCTACGGGGAGAGGCAGAAGGAGGCCACGCTGGTGCTGCATGCCCTGACCGGCAACAGCGCCGTTCACGAGTGGTGGCCGGAGTTCCTGGGAGAGGGACGGCCGCTGGACCCCAGCCGCGACTTTGTGGTTTGCGCCAATGTGCTGGGGGGCTGCGCCGGCACGGACGGTCCCGCCGAGCTGGGCGACCTCGCTCTGTCCCTGCGCGATATGGCGCGGGTGGGCCGCGCGCTGCTGGACCACCTGGGCGTGCAGCGGGTGCGGGTAATTGGGGCGAGCATGGGCGGCCTGCTCGCCTATGCGTGGCTGCTGGAATGTCCCGATCTGGTAGAGCGGGCGGTGGTGATCGGCGCTCCGGTGCGCCACTCGCCGTGGGCGGTGGGCCTGAACAGCGCGGCCCGCGCCGCCATCCGCGCGGCCCCCGGCGGCGCTGGACTCAAGGTGGCCCGCCAGATCGCCATGCTGTCGTACCGCAGTCCGCAGAGCCTGGCCGCCACGCAGTCCGGTCAGCGGACTCCGGGGGTTCACGCGGTCACTTCCTACCTGGAATATCAGGGCGAGAAACTGCTCGCCCGCTTCAATGAGGGCAGCTATCTGGCCCTGACCGGGGCGATGGACCACTTCCAGCCGGAAGACGCCGAACTGGCCTGTGTGCGCGTTCCAGTGCTCGTGGTCGGAATTTCCAGCGACCTGCTGTATCCCGCCGCAGAGGTCCGGGCCGGGGCCGCCCTGCTGCCAAACGCGGCGTACTGGGAACTGGACAGCATCCACGGCCACGACGCGTTCCTGATGGACGCGGGCGGGTTGCCGGAACGGGTGGAGGCTTTTCTAAAGGGGCCGTAG
- a CDS encoding YciI family protein produces MAPTLWIIESRYTKSGDELAAVTPRHREWLDQHYRSGVFLTSGRKLDNTGGVLVAQAESEEQLRDLFKDDPFVLEGCSEYRYTPFTPVKRGRALELDGVALVE; encoded by the coding sequence ATGGCACCGACCCTGTGGATCATCGAGAGCCGTTACACCAAGTCCGGCGATGAACTGGCCGCCGTCACGCCCCGCCACCGCGAATGGCTGGACCAGCATTACCGCTCGGGCGTGTTCCTGACCTCCGGGCGCAAGCTGGACAACACCGGGGGCGTGCTGGTGGCGCAGGCAGAGAGCGAGGAGCAGCTGCGCGACCTCTTCAAGGACGATCCCTTCGTGCTCGAAGGCTGCTCCGAGTACCGCTACACGCCATTTACTCCGGTCAAGCGCGGGCGGGCGCTGGAGCTGGACGGCGTGGCGCTGGTGGAGTGA